The stretch of DNA ggctgtgtgcacatgttgcggttttttcacggtttttcccgataaaaacgctataaaaccgcaaaaaaaaaacgcatacaaaaagcatcccatcatttagaatgaattccgcatgttttgtgcacatgatgcgttttttttcagcgaaaaaaaaggaatcgcggtaaaaaacgcaacatgttcattaattatgcgttttttttttttgcggatttcccactacaaaatgcattgggaagtgtccggaaaaaaaccgctgcaaaaacgcatgcggttttcttgcggatttcttgcagaaaatgtccggtttttctcaggaattttctgcgagaaatcctgaacgtgtgcacatagccttactcgtagaaagcaatgaaaaggtAAACaatgttttttgcagcattttcaaaatgttttagggtatgtgcacacgtcaggatttcttgcagaaattttcctgacaaaaaccggacatttctgctagaaatccgcatgcgtttttaccacgtttttggtgcgtttttttgtgctttttttcccaaatgcatagaattgcgggaaaaacgcagaaaatctgcaaaaaataatgaacatgctcattttttgtaagcttgcgagcagcagggccctcactcctcctggtatctgttttgaactgtatttctgttatgctgtaatgtctattgtctgtacaagtcccctctataatttgtaaagcgctgcggaatatgttggcgctatataaataaaaattattattattatttttttaccgcgatgttttttttttgcggaaaaaaatgcattcaTGTGCacgtaacatgcagaatgcattctaaatgatagaatgcataatgtatgcgtttttaatgagttgttaccgcgaaaaaacgcgataacctgaacgtgtgcacatagccttattgaccgaaactaactttattaaacttgTACTATATGTACACAAAACACACGTAATCTGCACCCAAaaaattgtgttttttattttttatgcagaGTTTTTGCCTCCAAGAGAACagattttggctgcagaaaaaaattgcaacaaaaaacCAAAACTCTTTGAAGATGGCCTAATGCTGTttttaacccctcagtgaccgggccaaatttttttttaactctgtccAGTGTCTCTATATGTGGTGATAACTCTGGAGCTTCAATATATCCCGCTGATTTTGAGAtggtttttcgtggcacattatactttatgatgacGGTAAATTTCGGTcgatattttgtgtttatttataaaacatatcagaaatttgagaaaaatgttgaaGAATTATCAATTTTAGACGTTGAATGCTTCTTCCTTTAATCCAGAGTCACCACAGAAACCCGTAATAGATCACACTTCCCTCATGTCGGCTTACGTCAGCGCCATTTGTAAAATCTTATTTTATATTTTTCGCCTTTGAGGAGGTTTAATAACGTAGcaggaatttttcattttttaaaggaaatttactaaacttgcttttttttcagggacctatccaggtgtgaagtgactttgggggtcctatatgttggaaaacccccaaaactggcaccattataaaaactgcgcccctcacaTATGGGAAACTGCAGTCAggcagattattaacccttcaggtgattttcaggaattaatgtaaagtgaGCGGAATGGTAAAGTGTATGATCACTAAATGTCGGTGACTTCTGCTCCGGCCGCTATTTGGCCGGGAATtgccggcaaacatcaggaccccacaatcatgatctctgggggccgatggggataaataggaagcccccacactgttaaccattgaTGTGATGGAGTCActgttgacagcagcatctaaggggttaaacagatgtggACGGGGCCAGCACTGCTCGTGGCTGCTGCAGCAGGCTGTCCGGGATAGTGGAcggcgacagctgctggattgtcacctgccgGGGGCGCTACGCTCCCATCTCAGCTCAGTAAGacgacgtattggcggtcactaacgcTGATTGCTCCGGCCCCGAGTGCCGGCGGCGGTGCCGGATGTTGATGCTAGAGACTTGTATgaatttatcgcattgcactcgcaagtgtgacctcggccttagagGGAATATTCCGGAGcaaacttaataataataataaataataataatctttatttttatatagcgctaacatattacgcagcgctttacagtttgcacacattatcatcgctgtccccgatggggctcacaatctaaattctttatcagtatgtctttggaatgtgggaggaaaccggagtgcccggaggaaacccacgcaaacacggagagaacatacaaactctttgcagatgttgtccaaggtgggattagaacccaggactccagcgctgcaaggctgctgtgctaaccactaagccaccgtgctgcccataatctATTATTAATCTATTCATGATAGTCCTGCTGTATCAAGTCTCATGATGTGAAACTGCTTGAAATGTTTAATATTTTTTGTGCATTGGCATTTTTACACAAGCCCCAACCCGACCGTCCAACTTCTAGGAAAGTGGGCAGAGCTCAACCAAAGGGGGGCAATGGCCGAGCACAAGTTCCTCATACCTTACACCAAATAATTGGAGCAGATTAGTGCAGGAACACCCCAGGCTGGAGCACGCCTGCTGCGGAGTCGCCCGGCAGCTGAGGTCTGTGGTTTGGTTATTGGCGCCTTCTTTTGAATTTAGCGCTTCTTACTCCGGCTCACTATTCATCAAGACTGGAGTGCACGGCAGAATTGATGAATCGGAGACTATATGCGTCAGTCAGGATGGCTGCAGACCCCCAGTGATCTGGAAAGGGTCCTCAATACCCTGAGTACTATGGTTGTGCGTTGGCTGGAGTGTCAGAACATTATCACAATTCTTCAGACTCAGACTTTGGGAATCCGGTCATTTTTTCCTGTTAAATGTTTAGCTGTTGCCATCTACTGGAAAAAGAAAGTGTTGTAAATCAGAGGAGTGCCCCTCACATGACATTGCTGAGCACAGCCATGCCCCCCAGCCGTCTACCGTGGCCACGCCCCCCAGCCGTCTACCGTGGCCACGCCCCCGGCCCCCCAGCCGTCTACCGTGGCCACGCCCCCCAGCCGTCTACCGTGGCCACGCTCCCCGGCCCCCCAGCCGTCTACCGTGGCCACGCTCCCCGGCCCCCCAGCCGTCTACCGTGGCCACGCTCCCCGACCCCCCAGCCGTCTACCGTGGCCACGCCCCCCGGCCGTCTACCGTGGCCACGCTCCCCAGCCGTCTACCGTGGCCGCGCTCCCCGGCCCCCCAGCCGTCTACCGTGGCCGCGCCCCCCGTCCCCCAGCCGTCTACCGTGGCCACGCCCCCCGGCCCCCCAGCCGTCTACCGTGGCCACGCCCCCCAGCCGTCTACCGTGGCCACGCCCCCAGCGTCTACCGTGGCCACGCCCCCAGCCGTCTACCGTGGCCACGCCCCCCAGCTGTCTACCGTGGCCACGCTCCCCGGCCCCCCAGCTGTCTACCGTGGCCACGCTCCCCGGCCCCCCAGCTGTCTACCGTGGCCACGCTCCCCGGCCCCCCAGCCGTCTACCGTGGCCACGCTCCCCGACCCCCCAGCCGTCTACCGTGGCCTCGCCCCCCCGGCCGTCTACCGTGGCCACGCTCCCCAGCCGTCTACCGTGGCCACGCTCCCCAGCCGTCTACCGTGGCCGCGCTCCCCGGCCCCCCAGCCGTCTACCGTGGCCACGCTCCCCGGCCCCCCAGCCGTCTACCGTGGCCACGCTCCCCAGCCGTCTACCGTGGCCACGCTCCCCAGCCGTCTACCGTGGCCACGCTCCCCAGCCGTCTACCGTGGCCGCGCTCCCCAGCCGTCTACCGTGGCCGCGCTCCCCGGCCCCCCCAGCCGTCTACCGTGGCCACGCTCCCCGGCCCCCCCAGCCGTCTACCGTGGCCACGCTCCCCGGCCCCCCCAGCCGTCTACCGTGGCCACGCTCCCCGGCCCCCCCAGCCGTCTACCGTGGCCACGCTCCCCGGCCCCCCCAGCCGTCTACCGTGGCCACGCTCCCCGGCCCCCCCCAGCCGTCTACCGTGGCCACGCTCCCCGACCCCCCCCAGCCGTCTACCGTGGCCACGCCCCCCGGCCGTCTACCGTGGCCACGCTCCCCGGCCCCCCAGCCGTCTACCGTGGCCACGCTCTCCGACCCCCCCCAGCCGTCTACCGTGGCCGCGCTCCCCGGCCCCCCAGCCGTCTACCGTGGCCGCGCTCCCCGGCCCCCCAGCCGTCTACCGTGGCCACGCCCCCCGGCCGTCTACCGTGGCCGCGCTCCCCGGCCCCCCAGCCGTCTACCGTGGCCCCGTCCTGTGTGATGTGAAGGATGGGCGCTGATTATAGACACCACATGGCACTAGGTTGCTTATCTTGTCTGCTATGAATATATTACCCACTTTCCTCGCTCGATCATTGACTAAATCTCCTGACTTTTCGGTTGTTGTTTTCCCATGTGGCCCCTGGAGACTTGAGGGCCACAATGGTCTGCCGTGATTTTTCCGTCCCAGTTGGAGCTGTTGATGCTGCAACAATAGAAGAGATATTTGTAGAGAAGTCGTTGCAAGGAAGACTCGCGAGGGTATATTCACACACTAAAATCCAGTCGGTACATCTGAAAGGATTTGCTTCCTCGTCACGGCCATGGATCGTTCTGTAAAAAGGCAGTGACCGCAAATGTGCAGTGTTGTATATTCTCTAATGTTTGTGTAGAAAAGCATCAGTATGAAATCCAGCTCTGTGGGTATGGATCAGTCCAGGAGCCGTAAGGGTTAATGTCCTCAGATCATCCGCACaatccagcagcagcagcagcgttcaGAAGTGTGAACACCAGAAACCAGAGGTGGACGAGTTCTGCCGCCCGACCTCCTGTACAGATGAGGAACGTGAGGGCGCAAGCAGCAAACACTGCAAAGGATTCTGTGGAGAAAGACCCGGAGACTGGAGGGGTTCACTATTGGCGTCTGGAGAGACTCTGCCATCTTGTTTCTAAACCAGGGGCGGGGATCCTCAGGGCCGTTAACGGTCCACGACGACCTTTTATCCGGGCAGCCTCCTGGGGACAGCAGTATGTAAACGGCCACCTGCCCATTAATTTCATCTTGTGCCGTACTGGACGCTGGGGCGCGTGCAGTGAAGGATTACGCCCTGACAAGTGTCAGGACTTTGTGGGAAGAGTCACTGCACAATCTGTCCGGCTCCCGAAGGATGgtaaaaatatccaaatgacccttggcagaaaaaatATTGCCCACCCCTGCCCTAAATCATTGTCATCTGACTAATGTCTCTGTGAGAGCCATTCTGCAGCTTCTCTAGTCCGACCATCTCAAGGGCCCCTTTAAAGTGACTGACAGTTGTTTGGTACTCACATTTTATTTGTCTAATTCATGGACATGTTAAAAATGCTAAATGGACTAAAAACCTACCCCGTCACCCCTAGATCCAGCGTAGGCTGCTCCTGTGGTCTGCGTTGACTGATATGAGACCACACCCCTCATGCTCTAGCCCCGccccagtgatgacgtcactgataTGAGACCACACCCCTCATACTCCAGCCCAGCCCCGGTGataacatcactgatataatgatgagactccACCCCtcgtactccagccccgccccggtGATGTCATCACTGATATGAGACCACACCCCTCATACTCCAGCCCTGGTGATGAGGTCACTGATATGAGACCACACCCCTCATACTCCAACCCTGGTGATGAGGTCACTGATATGAGACCACACCCCTCATACTCCAgcccccccggtgatgacatcactgatatgagaCCGCACCCctcatactccagccccgccccggtgatgacatcactgatgagaccacacccctcacACTCCAGCCCCCCCTCCCCCGGTGATGACGTCACTGATATGAGACCACACCCCTCATACTCCAGccccccccggtgatgacatcactgatatgagaCCGCACCCctcatactccagccccgccccggtgatgacatcactgatatgagaCCACACCCCTCATACTCCAgcccccccggtgatgacatcactgatatgagaCCACACCCCTCATACTCCAGccccccccggtgatgacatcactgatatgagaCCGCACCCctcatactccagccccgccccggtgatgacatcactgatatgagaCCACACCCCTCATACTCCAgcccccccggtgatgacatcactgatatgagaCCGCACCCctcatactccagccccgccccggtgatgacatcactgatatgagaCCACACCCCTCATACTCCAGCCCCCCCGGTGATGTCATCACTGATATGAGACCACACCCCTCATACTCCAGCCCCGGTGATGAGGTcactgatgagaccacacccctcacattccagccccgccccggtgatgacgtcactgatatgagaccacacccctcatactccagccccgccccggtgatgacatcactgatatgagaCCACACCCCTCATACTCCAGCCCCGGTGATGACGTCACTGATATGAGACCACACCCCTCATACTCCAGCCCCGGTGATGACGTcactgatgagaccacacccctcatattccagccccgccccggtgatgacgtcactgatatgagaccacacccctcatactccagccccgccccggtgatgacgtcactgatatgagaccacacccctcatactccagccccgccccggtgatgacatcactgatgagaccacacccctcatACTCCAGCCCCGGTGATGACGTCACTGATATGAGACCACACCCCTCATACTGCAGccccccccggtgatgacatcactgatgagaccacacccctcatACTCCAGCCctgccccggtgatgacatcactgatatgagaCCACACCCCTCATACTCCAGCCctgccccggtgatgacatcactgatatgagaCCACACCCCTCATACTCCAGCCCCGGTGATTACGTCACTGATATGAGACCACACCCCTCATACTCCagccccccggtgatgacatcactgagaccaCACCCctcatactccagccccgccccggtgatgacgtcactgatatgagaccacaccccttatactccagccccgccccggtgatgacatcactgatatgagaCCGCACCCctcatactccagccccgccccggtgatgacatcactgagaccaCACCCCTCATACTCCAGCCCCGGTGATGACGTCACTGATATGAGACCACACCCctcatactccagccccgccccggtgatgacatcactgatctaATGTCCGGCTATGCTACCTCTGCTCAGACAGCACTGGATGTAATCGCAGCTCTCTCCTGTTACTTGATCTCTGCATTTTCTAACCAGCTCCAGCATAAAATTCAAGGATAACGCCATCAAAAATGTTACTGGAACTGCTGCTCCAAGGTCTCTTTTCAAGGATCCCTCGGCATGGAGGAGCGGAGAAGGGGCTTGCATCAATAATAGTTTTTTGCAGTTTTTTCTTGCTGGTGAGCAGTGATTTGTTGCTGGTCTCATTGTGGACGGAGCCTCCAGCCAGAGGTCGGCTTTAGGCCGCTCCGGTGACCCTATGGAACAATGGCCCAGATGTGAGCCGCATGCGTGATTCTGCTCTGTAATGTGCCCAGAGTAGTGATTGCTGGGATTTGTAATCTTCTTACGCCGACCATCAGCCGTACGCACTGGCACACTGGTTAtgagagagacagaatctaaaaataacatccagaaaatcacattgaatgattGTTGTTACATgattcatttgcattttattgcatgaaataaggattcaatacaatagaaaaaccgatcttaatatttggtccagaaacctttgtttgcagttagaGGTCAGATGATTACTgtggttcttgaccaggtttgcacacactgcaacaTGGATTTTGGCcctttcctccatacagatcttctccagatctttcaggttttggggctgtcgctgggtaACATTGCGTTTCagatccctccaaagattttcgagTGGACCTTGAAATTCATCTTACAGGGCCACTCCTTTGTTGCTGTGGCTgtttgtttcaggtcattgtcatgctggaagacccagccacaacccatcttcaatgctcttactgagggaaggaggttgttggccaaagtcCCATGATTGTTGGCCAAAGTcccatgatacatgaccccatccatcctcccttaaatacagtgcagtcgtcctgCCCTCTTTACATAAAAGCACCCTCAAAGtataatgtttcccccaccatgcttcccaGTTGGGGGGGTGTTACTTATTATTCCTCCAAAACACGGCACGTGGCGTTGATACCAGAAAGCTGTATTTTGGTGtcctctgaccacatgaccttctctcatttgttatctggatcatccagatggtcattggcgaacctctaacgggcctggacatgtggtgGCGGGGGAACCTTGCCTTCCCTGCAGGATGTTAATCCGTGACAGTGTAGTGCGTTACTAACGGTGATgtttgtggtcccagctctcttcaggtcattgaccaggtcctccagtgTGGTTCtgtgctgattcctgacctttctcagaatcatccttactccacgaggcgacatcttgcatggagccccagactgaggaagattgacagtcctcttgtgtttcttccattttctaaaatatttggaattgactcctcagtggttgatactttttaatggcgaactgaaaagatggtaacaaattgcagctttccagactacacaggactcttcatcaggcaaagactaaaagaaattctgaagcatcacatatttatatacaacacagcatagaaaaatgccatagataagacatgtgacgtgaagcagaaccaccattatgtgagtgataaacagttatgtccataaatattggagcagttcCTAGATACGGagtgttttagggtatgtgcacacgatgcagatttagtgcagaactgcagcagatttttctgtagcagaaacgctgcagatctgcactgtgatttacagtacaatgtaaatcaatgtgaaaaaaaaaatgaattctcaccgccacacaataagagaaaaaagaatggatgtaCCTGTGACctaacatttttgtctccctgattacagacccatggacatgaaattacttgtattaaaaggtaacttcaatctcagagacagaagagtctgggaatataaactgatg from Ranitomeya imitator isolate aRanImi1 chromosome 9, aRanImi1.pri, whole genome shotgun sequence encodes:
- the LOC138649483 gene encoding uncharacterized protein, with product MESLLTAASKGLNRCGRGQHCSWLLQQAVRDSGRRQLLDCHLPGALRSHLSSLLPSTGKRKCCKSEECPSHDIAEHSHAPQPSTVATPPSRLPWPRPRPPSRLPWPRPPAVYRGHAPRPPSRLPWPRSPAPQPSTVATLPDPPAVYRGHAPRPSTVATLPSRLPWPRSPAPQPSTVAAPPVPQPSTVATPPGPPAVYRGHAPQPSTVATPPASTVATPPAVYRGHAPQLSTVATLPGPPAVYRGHAPRPPSCLPWPRSPAPQPSTVATLPDPPAVYRGLAPPAVYRGHAPQPSTVATLPSRLPWPRSPAPQPSTVATLPGPPAVYRGHAPQPSTVATLPSRLPWPRSPAVYRGRAPQPSTVAALPGPPSRLPWPRSPAPPAVYRGHAPRPPQPSTVATLPGPPSRLPWPRSPAPPAVYRGHAPRPPPAVYRGHAPRPPPAVYRGHAPRPSTVATLPGPPAVYRGHALRPPPAVYRGRAPRPPSRLPWPRSPAPQPSTVATPPGRLPWPRSPAPQPSTVAPSCVM